CCAAACCCTCCCTCATGACTCCCAAACAGTCACTTCTTCACTGCCAATTGTCAATGGACAGTGGGGAAGGGGGAAATGTAAAAGGGGTATTCGCCAGGGTCAGCGAACCATCCGTTTTTTGGTCGTGTTGATGATGCTGCTCAACAGCTTCAGGAGTTCCCTGTTGTCCGCGGCGATGGATTCCATCTCCTGGGCGGACAAATATCCCGCTTCCGTCAGCAGCAGAATCCAGTACTCCGTCTCGCTGGCCTCCTTGAGGGCGATGGACAGTTTGTGGACAAAGTCCGCCCTGCTCTCCGCCTGCTCCGCCTCGCGCACCAGTGCCCCGA
The Candidatus Hydrogenedentota bacterium genome window above contains:
- a CDS encoding four helix bundle protein → MREGALQEKSFAFAVRIVKLRQYLSREKAEQAISKQLLRSGTAVGALVREAEQAESRADFVHKLSIALKEASETEYWILLLTEAGYLSAQEMESIAADNRELLKLLSSIINTTKKRMVR